A single window of Flavobacterium sp. 140616W15 DNA harbors:
- the rplS gene encoding 50S ribosomal protein L19: MADLMKFVKDEFVTKKDFPVFGAGDTITVFYEIREGEKTRTQFFKGVVIQRRGSGNTETFTIRKMSGAIGVERIFPVNLPALQKVEVNKRGAVRRARIFYFRELTGKKAKIRDKRR; encoded by the coding sequence CGTTAAAGACGAATTTGTTACTAAAAAAGATTTCCCAGTTTTCGGAGCTGGAGATACTATCACAGTTTTCTACGAAATTAGAGAGGGTGAAAAAACAAGAACTCAGTTTTTTAAAGGAGTTGTTATTCAAAGAAGAGGTTCTGGTAACACAGAGACTTTTACTATTCGTAAAATGTCTGGTGCTATTGGTGTAGAGCGTATCTTCCCAGTTAACTTACCAGCTTTACAAAAAGTTGAAGTTAACAAAAGAGGAGCTGTACGTAGAGCTAGAATTTTCTACTTCAGAGAACTTACTGGTAAAAAAGCTAAGATTAGAGACAAAAGAAGATAA